TAGACGGGCAGGCATCACGCATCGCAGGCTGATCGGCATACTGCCGGTGCCAGTCTGCGCAAAAATCCTGATACGCCTCGGCAACAGAGGGGCCGTTCGGGTTGCGGTAGTGCGCCATAAACATCGGCAACCAGGCTAATTGCTCCGGCTTCTTGGCCTTAAGATGACCGGGAGCCAGCAAGACAAGTCGCTCGGATGCGTCTTTGGCGCGCAGATAGTCAATCACCCACTGATTCAGCGCCCGGACGCTGACGCCGACACGCTGACCTTTACGGGCGTTTGCGGTGGTGACATAGCGCTGCAAGTGCTCCGGCAGGTCACAAGAACGTGACCGGTCACAAATAAACTGAATGGCCTTAATGCGTGACAGGCCCGTGTCTTGCAGGCGCAGCACTTCAACAACCAGCACCATTCTGGCGTCGGCGATGTCGCGCTGTTTCTGCGTCAGTGCAGCGGTTTTCTGTTCAAGCATGGCAGGGCACTGGCGCACCAGCTCAAGCATCTGACTGGTTGACGCGGTGGTTGATGCCTTTGCCGGGGCGTTGACCGGCTGCTGTTGCAGCAGGGTGTTGTAGTAGCGTTCGCGGATCTGATTCATCGCGTCAGTAGGCAGTGATTCCAGAGCGTACTCGACACCGCCACCCATTCCTTTGCGCTTTTGCACCACCCACCCTTCGCGTTTAGCTTTTTCGCGAATGTTTCGAGATGTGTTGGGCAATCCAGGCAACTGCATTTGAGCCAATTCCTCAGCGCTATAGTGAGTTTTTAGGTTCATAAGAATGCTCCCACTCACTCGAATCAGCTGTGTACATGAACAAAAGTGCGGTTACAATCGTCCGCGTAACGGCTGGGCCAAATATCCTGTGGCTCTACGCCAATGGCAGCGGCGATGATCTTTTGTCCCTTTGGCCACTTACGATCCAAGGCATTATTCAAAGCGGTGGGTGTTTTGTATCCGTGATACTTGGATAGCGACCGCAGCGACCAACCTCGTTTATGCAGAGCTGCAACGATGTCGGCGCGGTGCCAGTCTTGCGATACTGGGAAGCTATTTTTTTTGTCCATTTTCTTTGCTCATTTACTCAAATCATGAACAAAGACTATACGCAAAAAAGAAAATCATCAACTCGGATGCGAATATATTTTTAAGCATCCAAGTTAATCATCCAACTCTAAAGATACAGTAAGGCGGGTTTTATTTTATGAAACATGAAGATAACTCGAATTCGGATGGATTGAATGCGAATGACGCAAAGCATCCGAGTCAAAAAAATCAACTCGGATGCGAAGGTTTTCATGAGCGTTTGAGGGAGCTACTGAGGAAATTCAAAAGCGCCAATTCGTTCGCTGTAGCAGCAGGAATAT
This sequence is a window from Dickeya aquatica. Protein-coding genes within it:
- a CDS encoding helix-turn-helix domain-containing protein; protein product: MDKKNSFPVSQDWHRADIVAALHKRGWSLRSLSKYHGYKTPTALNNALDRKWPKGQKIIAAAIGVEPQDIWPSRYADDCNRTFVHVHS